The following coding sequences are from one Shewanella violacea DSS12 window:
- a CDS encoding riboflavin synthase: MFTGIIESVGTLRKIERLGDDIRLNVASNKLDLSDVRLGDSIATNGVCLTVVECLSDGYVADISAETVSLTGFAKYQVGTKVNLEKAVTPTTRLGGHMVSGHVDGVASVDVRQYRGKSIEFWLSAPVDLARYIAHKGSITIDGVSLTVNEVKDNRFRLTIVPHTAGETTLESLKPGDKVNIEVDLIARHLERLMTYTNKEASVPESNVTMDLLARSGFLR, translated from the coding sequence ATGTTTACCGGGATCATAGAGTCAGTCGGGACTTTAAGAAAGATAGAGAGATTAGGCGATGATATTCGTCTTAACGTTGCGAGTAATAAACTCGACCTGTCCGATGTGCGTCTTGGGGATAGCATAGCCACCAATGGCGTGTGTTTGACCGTAGTCGAATGTTTAAGTGATGGATATGTCGCCGATATCTCGGCTGAAACCGTCAGTCTGACAGGCTTTGCCAAATATCAGGTTGGTACCAAGGTTAACCTTGAAAAAGCCGTGACTCCAACAACCCGGTTGGGTGGTCACATGGTTAGCGGTCATGTTGACGGTGTAGCCAGTGTGGATGTCAGGCAATATCGAGGCAAGTCCATCGAGTTTTGGTTGAGTGCACCGGTCGATTTAGCCCGTTATATTGCCCATAAAGGCTCGATAACCATAGATGGGGTCAGCTTGACAGTTAATGAGGTGAAAGATAATCGTTTTAGACTGACAATTGTGCCTCATACTGCCGGAGAGACGACCCTTGAGAGCCTCAAGCCGGGTGACAAGGTGAATATCGAAGTTGACTTGATAGCTCGTCATTTAGAGCGTTTAATGACTTATACCAATAAAGAAGCGTCGGTGCCTGAGTCAAATGTGACTATGGATCTGTTAGCTCGCTCGGGTTTTTTGCGCTAG
- the nrdR gene encoding transcriptional regulator NrdR translates to MHCPFCSATDTKVIDSRLVAGGHQVRRRRECVQCHERYTTFEGAELVMPRVVKQDGSRQPFDEDKLRGGMLRAVEKRPVSMDQIEQALTKIKSTLRGTGEREVKSELIGNLMMDQLVGLDKVAYIRFASVYRAFEDVSEFGDAIAKLQK, encoded by the coding sequence ATGCATTGTCCTTTCTGTAGCGCAACCGATACTAAAGTGATCGATTCTCGTCTGGTGGCCGGTGGACATCAGGTAAGACGACGCCGCGAGTGTGTCCAGTGTCACGAGAGATACACCACGTTCGAAGGCGCCGAACTTGTGATGCCACGAGTGGTAAAGCAAGATGGCAGTCGCCAGCCCTTCGATGAAGATAAACTCAGGGGCGGAATGCTCAGGGCGGTAGAGAAGCGCCCCGTGTCTATGGATCAGATTGAACAGGCCCTGACCAAAATCAAGTCGACCCTGAGGGGAACCGGCGAGCGTGAGGTCAAGTCTGAGCTTATCGGAAATTTGATGATGGATCAGCTGGTGGGCCTAGATAAGGTCGCCTATATCCGTTTTGCCTCGGTTTACCGGGCATTCGAAGATGTTTCCGAGTTTGGTGATGCTATCGCCAAACTGCAGAAGTAG
- the ribD gene encoding bifunctional diaminohydroxyphosphoribosylaminopyrimidine deaminase/5-amino-6-(5-phosphoribosylamino)uracil reductase RibD produces MWSIEDTEFMSRAIKLARRGLYTTRPNPCVGCVITLDDQILGEGFHIQAGGPHAEVHALAMATKRASQAALKGATAYVTLEPCSHYGRTPPCAEALIKHGISRVVVAVEDPNPQVSGRGIKMLRDAGIEVDVGLLSDEAAGINPGFMKRMERGLPWVTVKLASSLDGKTALSNGASKWITGPESRRDVQRLRARNEALVTGIETVLLDDPCLNVRHSELGLLSEQVDADSLHQPLRVVLDSRARLTSTAKLFTVTSPILLVSCIDYPQAEKDTWPQHVSGLILASDNDGRVELTALFAHLGKTYNSVLIEAGATLAGSVISQNHADELILYQAMKILGSNGRNLISLPDYTDMADIPSVELIDERKLGGDTRLTLKIRS; encoded by the coding sequence ATGTGGTCAATAGAAGATACTGAATTTATGAGCCGTGCAATCAAACTTGCACGTCGAGGCTTATATACCACTCGCCCTAATCCCTGCGTCGGTTGCGTCATCACCTTAGATGATCAGATTTTGGGTGAAGGTTTCCATATTCAAGCCGGTGGCCCCCATGCCGAGGTACACGCCTTAGCCATGGCCACGAAGCGCGCCAGTCAAGCTGCTCTAAAGGGCGCAACAGCCTATGTTACCTTAGAACCTTGCAGCCATTATGGTCGCACTCCTCCCTGCGCAGAAGCACTGATTAAACACGGCATTTCCCGTGTTGTAGTGGCTGTAGAAGATCCCAATCCTCAAGTGTCGGGTCGAGGCATTAAGATGCTCAGAGATGCTGGCATAGAGGTCGATGTTGGTCTGCTTAGTGATGAGGCTGCTGGAATCAATCCAGGTTTTATGAAACGCATGGAGAGGGGACTTCCTTGGGTGACGGTAAAGCTTGCTTCTAGCCTAGATGGCAAGACGGCCTTGAGTAACGGCGCATCAAAATGGATCACAGGTCCAGAGTCTCGCCGTGATGTGCAGCGTCTAAGAGCGCGTAATGAAGCCTTGGTCACAGGCATAGAAACTGTGCTGCTGGATGACCCATGCCTCAATGTACGTCACAGTGAGCTAGGCTTGTTATCGGAGCAAGTCGATGCAGACTCATTGCACCAGCCTCTTAGGGTGGTACTCGATAGCCGCGCCAGACTCACCTCCACGGCTAAGTTATTTACTGTTACCAGTCCTATCCTACTGGTTTCTTGTATCGATTATCCTCAGGCTGAAAAAGACACTTGGCCGCAACATGTTTCCGGGCTCATTCTGGCATCTGACAATGATGGCAGAGTAGAGTTAACGGCCCTGTTTGCTCACTTAGGTAAAACCTATAATTCGGTGTTAATCGAGGCCGGAGCAACACTGGCTGGTAGTGTCATAAGCCAGAATCATGCCGATGAGTTAATCCTCTATCAGGCGATGAAAATTTTAGGCTCGAACGGACGCAATTTAATCTCTCTGCCTGATTATACAGATATGGCAGATATTCCATCCGTCGAATTAATCGATGAACGTAAATTGGGTGGTGACACCCGTTTGACGTTAAAAATAAGGTCATAA